A single window of Aspergillus puulaauensis MK2 DNA, chromosome 5, nearly complete sequence DNA harbors:
- a CDS encoding glutathione S-transferase family protein (COG:J;~EggNog:ENOG410PPG4;~InterPro:IPR036249,IPR040079,IPR036282,IPR010987, IPR004045,IPR004046;~PFAM:PF00043,PF14497,PF13417,PF13410,PF02798;~SMCOG1193:glutathione S-transferase;~antiSMASH:Cluster_5.1;~go_function: GO:0005515 - protein binding [Evidence IEA];~go_process: GO:0006749 - glutathione metabolic process [Evidence IEA]), whose translation MSFGTIYSYPHNPRVAKIHAVANLNGLKVEDAPFEFGKTNKTPDFLAKFPLGKAPAFSSADGVNLFESNAIAHYVADSGPLKDQLLGSNAAERAAIQQWVTAAETEVMPPVVTAFLPRFGLVPFDQGADDNAVSKIERAVESLERHISSGKTWLAGEKISLADISVAAALVWGFTFAIDAEMRAKYPGVVAWYGRVVGTQGVKEAFGETTFVEKRTVPK comes from the exons ATGTCTTTCGGAACCATCTACAGTTACCCCCACAACCCACGGGTCGCAAAG ATCCACGCCGTAGCAAACCTCAACGGCCTCAAGGTCGAAGACGCCCCCTTCGAATTCGGCAAGACAAACAAAACCCCAGACTTCCTCGCCAAGTTCCCCCTCGGCAAGGCCCCCGCCTTCAGCAGCGCCGACGGCGTCAACCTGTTCGAGTCGAACGCGATCGCACACTATGTCGCCGACAGCGGACCCCTGAAGGACCAGCTCCTCGGCTCAAACGCCGCCGAGCGCGCGGCTATCCAGCAGTGGGTGACCGCGGCCGAGACGGAGGTGATGCCGCCCGTTGTGACAGCCTTTCTTCCGCGGTTTGGTCTTGTGCCCTTTGACCAGGGCGCTGATGACAACGCTGTGTCGAAGATTGAGCGGGCGGTTGAGAGCCTGGAGAGGCACATCTCGTCTGGGAAGACGTGGTTAGCTGGGGAGAAGATCAGTCTTGCGGATATCTCGGTTGCCGCGGCTCTGGTTTGGGGATTCACCTTTGCGATTGATGCGGAGATGAGGGCCAAGTATcctggtgttgttgcttggTATGGCCGTGTTGTGGGCACGCAGGGCGTCAAGGAGGCGTTTGGGGAGACTACGTTTGTTGAGAAGAGGACTGTGCCGAAATAG
- a CDS encoding putative methyltransferase (COG:S;~EggNog:ENOG410PJUE;~InterPro:IPR044053;~go_function: GO:0016491 - oxidoreductase activity [Evidence IEA]) — translation MSLNGPVSVQLRFLDPPKDGSIPHAVVPPSGRPQENYSAIEHQVQLSDVRDHESEYNLDKDAFQVIQGVPSAMTYESWDSDQTVKSTYYPEVEDLLFKNVPGAQKVLIFDHTIRRYNPESNRQPAVFAHIDQSPHAAEQRVREHVTDPEEAEKLLRGRHRIINVWRPLNGKVESMPLALASAATVSVNDLSVIERRYPHYTGEMMGVKFNPSQQWSYWSGVDDDERILIKCADSREDVARRVPHSAFVDPRSTEESKPRESIEVRALVFG, via the coding sequence ATGTCTCTCAACGGCCCAGTCTCAGTCCAACTCAGGTTCCTCGACCCCCCGAAAGACGGCTCAATCCCGCACGCCGTAGTCCCTCCCTCAGGACGACCACAGGAGAACTACAGCGCTATCGAGCACCAGGTCCAACTCTCAGACGTCCGCGACCATGAGAGCGAATACAACCTCGACAAAGACGCCTTCCAGGTAATCCAAGGCGTTCCATCCGCCATGACCTACGAGTCTTGGGACTCCGACCAAACCGTCAAATCAACTTACTACCCCGAGGTCGAGGACCTCCTATTCAAGAACGTCCCTGGCGCACAGAAAGTCCTCATCTTCGACCACACAATCCGGAGATATAACCCCGAGTCAAACAGGCAACCGGCTGTATTCGCACACATCGACCAGTCGCCCCATGCCGCGGAACAGCGCGTCCGCGAGCACGTCACGGACcccgaggaggctgagaaacTACTCCGCGGTCGACACAGGATTATTAACGTCTGGCGCCCATTGAATGGAAAAGTTGAATCCATGcccctggccctggccaGTGCGGCGACTGTTTCTGTGAATGACCTCAGTGTCATTGAGCGGCGGTACCCGCACTACACGGGCGAGATGATGGGCGTCAAGTTTAACCCTAGCCAGCAGTGGTCGTATTGGTCGGGtgttgatgacgatgagcGCATCTTGATTAAGTGTGCGGATTCGCGTGAGGATGTTGCGAGGCGAGTGCCTCATTCGGCGTTTGTGGATCCGAGGTCCACGGAGGAGTCGAAGCCTAGGGAGAGTATTGAGGTTAGGGCGTTGGTGTTTGGGTAG
- a CDS encoding uncharacterized protein (COG:S;~EggNog:ENOG410PYDH;~TransMembrane:2 (i380-399o419-441i)) — MSNDETQSAPSAVSNQRPNSNGQAQFALPRDWMWEFGHSKCFQYHGPIQFAVIECWSYQNGTTSASPPTVVRRYDEYRQDQIFRRLQEPIPLCDGNKPSLGFQMVVVSLNTRHLPQLGDPALKALNEALGLPHSHHHYSSWSFGAVGMFQLPDGSWLFARPRTGAHTSTTTMLRYNPHMNITRGVFYTNATFSDFKGIIPEFEICPHPLILPLLALEFNLYAKVESLEDHEITLREVEGATGHGVEDDRTVKEGSEDYRVLVKSLSRARSGTHTAVEDLQSVQWCVEFILKKIQFMDDRLPPDTRVKLGNSSTRLQERAEFISSATQHAMLSSNKERFEAQHATLFNLITQHDSLSSMNIAQDSRKIANASRHDSSTMKAMTVLATFFLPGTFISTFFSMELFDWDAPSISQVAKPHFWIFWAVAAPLTLITMTLVVKWAFGNSLGTKNANKEERHGVSQMIAGQVEKLKSATNIQTTNVV, encoded by the exons ATGTCGAACGACGAGACGCAGTCCGCACCTTCAGCGGTTAGTAACCAACGCCCGAACTCGAATGGCCAGGCTCAGTTTGCGCTGCCGCGAGACTGGATGTGGGAATTTGGCCACAGTAAATGCTTCCAATATCATGGGCCGATCCAGTTCGCGGTTATTGAGTGCTGGAGCTACCAGAATGGTacaacatcagcatcaccgcCGACGGTGGTGCGCAGGTACGACGAGTACAGGCAGGATCAGATCTTTCGGCGACTGCAGGAGCCCATTCCACTCTGCGATGGTAATAAACCGTCACTGGGCTTCCAGATGGTGGTAGTTTCTCTCAACACTCGGCATTTGCCACAGTTGGGTGACCCGGCGCTCAAAGCGCTGAATGAAGCGCTGGGTTTGCCACATAGTCACCACCATTATTCTTCTTGGTCGTTTGGGGCAGTTGGGATGTTTCAACTTCCAGATGGTTCTTGGT TGTTCGCTCGTCCGCGAACCGGGGCTCACACCTCGACTACCACCATGCTTCGTTATAACCCTCACATGAACATCACCCGTGGGGTATTCTACACTAACGCCACATTTTCAGACTTCAAGGGTATCATACCGGAGTTTGAAATCTGCCCCCATCCGCTCATTCTGCCGCTCCTCGCTCTCGAATTCAATCTCTATGCAAAGGTGGAATCCTTAGAGGACCACGAAATCACCCTTAGAGAAGTCGAAGGAGCCACTGGTCACGGAGTTGAGGATGATAGAACTGTGAAAGAGGGATCAGAAGACTATCGGGTTCTCGTAAAAAGCCTGAGCAGGGCACGCAGCGGTACCCACACGGCAGTAGAAGATCTGCAGTCCGTGCAGTGGTGCGTTGAATTTATTCTGAAGAAGATACAATTCATGGACGACAGGCTACCGCCTGATACACGTGTTAAGCTAGGCAATTCTTCTACGAGATTGCAAGAACGGGCGGAGTTCATCTCGAGTGCTACCCAGCATGCGATGTTAAGCAGTAACAAGGAGCGCTTCGAGGCACAGCACGCGACA CTCTTCAATCTGATTACCCAACATGACAGCCTTTCCAGTATGAACATCGCCCAGGATTCGCGCAAGATTGCCAACGCGAGCAGACACGACAGTTCAACAATGAAGGCAATGACCGTCCTGGcgactttcttcctcccggGAACCTTCATTTCT ACGTTCTTTTCCATGGAACTGTTCGACTGGGATGCGCCGTCCATCAGCCAGGTTGCAAAGCCTCACTTCTGGATTTTCTGGGCAGTCGCTGCGCCACTTACGCTAATAACCATGACGCTCGTTGTGAAGTGGGCATTTGGGAACTCGTTGGGGACCAAAAATGCAAATAAAGAAGAACGGCATGGTGTCAGCCAAATGATAGCTGGTCAAGTGGAAAAGCTAAAGAGTGCCACTAACATACAGACGACGAATGTGGTTTAG
- a CDS encoding uncharacterized protein (COG:S;~EggNog:ENOG410PSAU), translating to MPLFHRDSMSSSSRSSIDDPNTHTHTRHKTGLFGQHTHSATSGHNSASSSGARRSSHSHNHGHRSGHHGLFRTKNHEDPAISAARDRAFHAEEAEQAADKALYASRLAVQDARNNVKELERDAKEESRLAKLKQREARDISKRVKPLGRK from the exons ATgcccctcttccaccgcgaCTCCATGTCCAGCTCGTCCCGGTCGAGCATAGACGACCCAAACACACACACCCACACCCGCCATAAAACCGGCCTCTTCGGCCAACACACCCACTCTGCTACTAGCGGACATAACAGCGCCTCCAGCTCTGGCGCTAGACggagcagccacagccacaaccaCGGCCACAGAAGCGGACACCACGGGCTCTTCCGAACCAAGAACCACGAAGACCCTGCCATCAGCGCTGCCCGGGACCGCGCCTTCCAcgccgaggaggcggagcAGGCTGCCGACAAGGCGCTGTATGCATCGCGGCTGGCGGTGCAGGATGCGCGGAATAAtgtgaaggagctggagagggatGCGAAGGAGGA GTCCCGTCTCGCCAAACTTAAGCAGCGCGAAGCGAGAGACATCTCGAAGCGGGTGAAGCCGCTTGGTCGTAAGTGA
- a CDS encoding aminoglycoside phosphotransferase family protein (COG:S;~EggNog:ENOG410Q11V;~InterPro:IPR011009,IPR002575) — MTNLDGPVLTPSMLPNAADFDVKDSSFFRKWSQLPSPGDVRKKAESQYLAGVNHDTRRDPKLTPPFVRPPLVVFEDMGLLVKWGSGVSFNEGLTLYAIRLLLKGSVPVPEVYGWRTEGSERYIYMEYIHGQTLEHAWESINPDDRESICTELQSIIKHLRRLKQDPLDTFVGSITRGSLYDRALHTSYMSEAGPFTTVREFHDWFTFLCRMPMPDPYSVPIEPFRYELPDGCGIKFTHGDLHRSNIIISAQKPYRVLAIVDWEQAGWLPEYWEARKALYSVYGSEWAMTYLPLVMELYSNTWEAWDWYTTSMGC; from the exons ATGACCAACCTGGATGGGCCGGTTCTCACCCCTTCAATGCTCCCTAACGCGGCCGACTTCGACGTTAAGgactcttccttcttccgtAAATGGTCTCAGCTACCGTCTCCAGGAGACGTGCGGAAGAAAGCAGAATCTCAGTACCTGGCTGGGGTTAACCATGATACCAGGAGGGATCCCAAGCTGACCCCGCCTTTTGTCAGACCGCCACTTGTTGTATTTGAGGATATGGGTCTGTTGGTGAAATGGGGGAGTGGTGTCAGTTTCAACGAGGGTTTAACTCTGTATGCTATCCGTCTGTTGCTTAAAGGCTCTGTGCCTGTTCCTGAAGTATACGGATGGCGTACCGAGGGCAGCGaaaggtatatatatatggagTATATCCATGGCCAAACGTTAGAGCACGCCTGGGAAAGTATCAATCCTGACGACCGGGAATCAATATGCACTGAGCTACAGAGCATTATAAAACACCTACGCCGACTTAAACAAGACCCCCTAGATACATTCGTTG GAAGTATCACCCGAGGATCTCTCTACGATCGAGCACTCCACACAAGCTACATGTCCGAAGCAGGCCCTTTCACCACCGTACGCGAATTCCACGATTGGTTCACCTTCCTTTGTCGAATGCCGATGCCTGATCCGTACTCTGTCCCGATAGAGCCGTTCCGATATGAATTGCCAGATGGCTGCGGTATAAAGTTCACGCATGGGGATTTGCATCGcagtaatattattatctctgCGCAGAAGCCGTATAGGGTTCTTGCTATTGTGGACTGGGAGCAGGCGGGGTGGTTGCCGGAGTATtgggaggcgaggaaggcgtTGTATAGTGTTTATGGATCAGAGTGGGCGATGACGTATTTGCCCTTGGTTATGGAGCTGTATAGTAATACCTGGGAGGCTTGGGACTGGTATACTACGTCCATGGGATGCTAG
- a CDS encoding NAD(P)/FAD-dependent oxidoreductase (COG:S;~EggNog:ENOG410PVZ1;~InterPro:IPR036188,IPR023753;~PFAM:PF07992;~go_function: GO:0016491 - oxidoreductase activity [Evidence IEA];~go_process: GO:0055114 - oxidation-reduction process [Evidence IEA]) — MPKTILILGGSYTGISTAHYTLKHILPSLPSTETDSYQVVLVSSSTTLFCRPASPRALIADTLLDQSKLFVPLEEQFTQYGEKSFKFIHGHAKHLDHENRTVTVSLVKPGTESESESNEIQIAYHALIIGTGSSTPSPLLSLNSAGKDEIKEQWKTFRTALPSAKTIVIAGGGPAGIETAGELGEHLNGRAGPAIARVAEGFLAKVGVEVIKNVKVESVSPSEAGRKEHVAGKAEIKLSNGETVQADLYIPAYGTDPNTEFVEQSLKGVDGRVATNAQTLRVDKAGPRVYAAGDASDFARPAIPLLTEAIPVLCANLKRDLLVEAGQTVSEERLFTADPSETQLVPIGKSKGVGAVKGWKVPSFFVWLIKGRDYWVGMVGGTWTGKQFAKA; from the exons atgCCCAAAacaatcctcatccttggtGGTTCCTACACCGGAATCTCCACAGCCCACTACACCCTAAAACACATCCTTCCCTCACTCCCCTCCACAGAAACAGACTCCTACCAGGTCGTGCTGGTCAGCTCGTCAACAACTCTCTTCTGCCGCCCCGCCAGCCCGCGCGCCCTAATCGCAgacaccctcctcgaccagtCCAAACTCTTCGTTCCTCTGGAAGAGCAATTCACGCAGTATGGCGAGAAATCATTCAAATTCATCCACGGCCACGCCAAACATCTCGACCACGAGAATCGCACTGTGACTGTGTCCCTGGTCAAGCCTGGcacagaatcagaatcagaatcaaaTGAAATCCAAATCGCCTACCACGCCCTAATAATCGGAACAGGCTCATCCACCCCCTCACCACTGCTAAGCCTGAACAGCGCCGGAAAAGACGAAATAAAAGAACAGTGGAAAACATTCCGCACGGCCCTCCCATCCGCAAAAACAATCGTGATCGCAGGCGGCGGGCCAGCCGGGATCGAAACGGCCGGTGAACTGGGCGAACACTTAAACGGACGCGCGGG GCCTGCGATTGCAAGAGTCGCGGAGGGGTTTCTTGCGAAGGTCGGTGTGGAGGTTATCAAGAATGTCAAGGTTGAGTCTGTTTCGCCTTCTGAGGCAGGACGGAAAGAGCACGTCGCGGGCAAGGCGGAGATCAAGTTGAGTAACGGGGAAACTGTGCAAGCGGATTTGTATATCCCTGCGTATGGGACGGATCCGAATACCGAGTTCGTGGAGCAGAGCCTGAAAGGTGTTGATGGGCGGGTTGCTACGAATGCCCAGACACTCAGGGTTGATAAGGCCGGGCCTCGGGTTtatgctgctggtgatgcgTCCGACTTTGCACGGCCTGCTATCCCTCTTCTCACCGAGGCGATTCCGGTGCTGTGTGCGAATTTGAAGAGGGATTTGCTGGTCGAGGCTGGGCAGACGGTGTCTGAGGAGCGGCTGTTCACTGCTGATCCAAGCGAGACGCAGCTGGTGCCTATTGGGAAGAGCAAGGGGGTTGGAGCTGTAAAGGGCTGGAAGGTGCCGAGTTTCTTCGTCTGGCTGATCAAGGGGAGGGACTACTGGGTTGGCATGGTTGGGGGGACGTGGACTGGGAAGCAGTTTGCCAAAGCGTGA
- a CDS encoding ADP-ribosylglycohydrolase family protein (COG:S;~EggNog:ENOG410PIFX;~InterPro:IPR005502,IPR036705;~PFAM:PF03747), whose translation MAQSDLGFLDIHPFIREGVLDRARGSIFGGALGDAVGLYTEFLSQDLLRAAYPDRKFQLVDPATELKNDGHRNKFVKTAWTDDTDHALLIVLSYLHNGRLDPLDFAQRLQFWCEQGLRCLDRLPLGLGQTVGRTAYRHWKTSNYTSAANGSLMRTAPLGIMCLGKPRDETFEIAAAFSSITHPDPRCIVACGLVTTLVRDILDGQLRVESDLDSSILSAETYFQEWISRQNLSVEEAAMYPEFDHDEYQKHVSAESLDDLQLDDGRKMGYVYKTLGAGIFVLRQGLRRVNSGELPDGLFEELITELVLQGGDADTNATVAGALLGALLGYRALPAKWKDGLMHGQWLFQKADALASVLGIHPFPSYDAERDPDNQLDGGKPRLTQDQLERREQEFVKAYFAKSGQQAGQKQTGWVSRLFWRAAAWPLEAGM comes from the exons CCCGCGGGTCGATATTCGGCGGTGCTTTAGGCGACGCAGTTGGGCTGTATACCG AATTTCTATCGCAGGATCTTCTTCGCGCTGCATATCCGGATCGCAAGTTCCAGCTTGTGGACCCGGCGACGGAGCTGAAGAATGATGGACATCGCA ATAAATTTGTTAAA ACTGCATGGACTGATGACACCGACCATGCACTGCTCATCGTGCTGTCCTATCTGCATAATGGCCGGTTGGATCCGCTCGACTTCGCGCAGCGACTGCAGTTCTGGTGCGAACAGGGTCTACGGTGTCTCGACCGATTACCACTGGGATTAGGACAAACAGTTGGAAGA ACTGCGTATCGACACTGGAAGACCTCGAACTACACATCCGCTGCGAACGGGTCGTTAATGCGCACTGCTCCGCTTGGGATAATGTGCCTGGGGAAACCCCGAGATGAGACCTTCGAAATAGCTGCGGCGTTTTCGAGTATCACTCATCCTGATCCCCGATGTATTGTCGCCTGTGGTCTTGTCACCACGCTTGTCCGTGATATTTTGGACGGCCAGCTGCGCGTGGAATCGGACCTTGATAGTTCTATTTTGTCGGCTGAGACGTATTTCCAGGAATGGATTAGCAGGCAGAATCTCTCGGTTGAGGAAGCTGCTATGTACCCCGAATTCGACCACGACGAGTACCAAAAGCATGTATCCGCCGAGAGCCTGGACGACCTTCAGCTGGACGACGGGCGGAAAATGGGATACGTTTACAAAACCCTAGGAGCGGGTATCTTCGTCTTGCGACAAGGGCTTAGGCGCGTTAATTCTGGAGAGTTACCCGACGGTCTATTCGAAGAACTCATCACGGAGCTGGTGCTACAAGGGGGAGACGCAGACACTAATGCTACTGTGGCCGGTGCTCTGCTTGGTGCGCTGCTGGGGTACCGAGCCTTACCAGCCAAATGGAAGGACGGCCTCATGCATGGTCAGTGGCTGTTCCAGAAGGCCGATGCCCTGGCGTCCGTCTTGGGGATCCATCCCTTCCCCTCCTACGACGCCGAGAGGGATCCGGATAACCAGCTGGATGGAGGGAAGCCACGACTAACCCAGGACCAGCTCGAGCGTCGTGAACAGGAGTTCGTCAAGGCCTATTTTGCCAAGTCAGGGCAGCAGGCGGGTCAGAAGCAAACGGGCTGGGTGAgcaggctgttttggagagcagcagcatggCCGCTGGAAGCTGGGATGTAG